The following proteins come from a genomic window of Populus alba chromosome 12, ASM523922v2, whole genome shotgun sequence:
- the LOC118046696 gene encoding auxin-responsive protein SAUR32 yields MGSGDKNHLSFHIHLPNHHHHHHHHHDHHGKKQLKDIPKGCLAVMVGQGEEQQRFVIPVIYINHPLFMELLKEAEEEFGFDQEGPITIPCHVEEFRNVQGMIEEEKSSQDHHHQQHHHHHHILCFRV; encoded by the coding sequence ATGGGGAGTGGAGATAAAAATCATTTGAGTTTCCATATTCACTTGCCAAatcaccatcaccaccaccaccaccaccatgatCATCATGGCAAGAAGCAGTTGAAAGATATCCCAAAAGGGTGTCTGGCAGTCATGGTAGGGCAAGGTGAGGAGCAACAGAGGTTTGTGATTCCTGTGATTTATATAAATCACCCGCTGTTCATGGAGTTATTGAAAGAAGCTGAGGAAGAGTTTGGATTTGATCAAGAAGGCCCCATCACTATTCCTTGCCATGTTGAGGAGTTTCGCAATGTTCAAGGCATGATTGAAGAGGAAAAGTCCTCCcaagatcatcatcatcaacaacaccaccaccaccatcatatCTTGTGCTTTagggtttga